A genomic window from Silene latifolia isolate original U9 population chromosome Y, ASM4854445v1, whole genome shotgun sequence includes:
- the LOC141627831 gene encoding uncharacterized protein LOC141627831, whose protein sequence is MVLRIIPKFKRFFANKKDVEYMLWHQKERNKDGKLRHVADSPQWRTIDRTFPDFGSEPRNLRLGLCTNGINPIGTLSTQHSCWPLMLIIYNIPPWLTTKSKYIMFTLLILGPKQPGNDIDMYLAPLIEDLKLLWNVEVQVFDAATNSRFQMHAMLYCTINDFPAYGNLSEYRLKTDKGCPVCGDNTESDWLEHSGKYAYTGSRRCLPENHQYRKKKKAFYGKTEHRKSPLFLSGKEYYDQVKKITRDFGKPYVPPPDGVYHTKRSIFWKLLYWQHLVQIELKPIEKGNCIYIPPSCTTLAKKEKIIVCQSLNGVKVPHGYNSNISYLVSIKDCKLVGMKSHDCHVMLTQLLPVAIRSVLPKHVRQIITKLCLFFDALNSKDIHPDTLDDLQANVVVTLCELEMYFPITFFDIMVHLVIHLVREIKLCGPVFQRNMWAMEREMGTYKRRMKNRCRPEGSIVEATISCETIQFCVDYMADVQLIGVPISRHEGRLLGKGTLGKKHMSVDHDSFQKAHLYVLQHMT, encoded by the exons ATGGTATTACGAATAATACCAAAATTTAAACGCTTTTTTGCAAATAAAAAAGATGTGGAGTACATGTTGTGGCATCAAAAGGAAAGGAATAAAGATGGCAAACTGAGGCATGTAGCTGATTCTCCCCAATGGAGAACAATTGACCGAACCTTTCCAGATTTTGGTTCAGAGCCTAGAAATTTAAGATTGGGACTTTGCACCAACGGAATTAATCCAATTGGAACTTTAAGTACCCAACATAGTTGTTGGCCATTAATGTTGATAATTTACAATATCCCTCCTTGGCTTACCACAAAGAGCAAATACATTATGTTTACACTCCTAATTTTGGGCCCTAagcaacctggaaatgacattGACATGTATTTGGCTCCACTAATTGAAGACTTGAAACTCTTATGGAATGTTGAGGTACAGGTGTTTGATGCAGCTACTAACTCTAGGTTTCAAATGCATGCTATGTTGTATTGTACAATTAATGACTTCCCGGCTTATGGTAACCTTTCTGAATACCGACTGAAGACCGATAAGGGATGTCCCGTATGCGGCGATAACACTGAATCTGATTGGTTGGAGCATAGTGGCAAATATGCATACACGGGTAGTCGTCGTTGTCTACCTGAAAATCATCAATATCGAAAGAAGAAGAAGGCTTTTTATGGGAAAACGGAGCATAGAAAATCCCCGTTGTTTTTGAGTGGAAAAGAGTACTACGATCAGGTTAAGAAAATAACTAGAGATTTCGGAAAACCGTATGTTCCTCCACCAGATGGAGTATATCATACAAAGAGGTCAATTTTTTGGAAACTTCTATATTGGCAGCACTT GGTGCAGATCGAGTTAAAACCAATTGAGAAAGGAAATTGTATCTATATACCACCGTCTTGCACAACTCTTGCTAAGAAGGAGAAGATCATTGTTTGTCAATCTTTAAACGGAGTGAAGGTACCACATGGATATAACTCTAACATAAGTTATCTTGTTTCCATAAAAGATTGTAAGTTAGTTGGTATGAAATCTCACGATTGTCATGTTATGCTTACACAACTGCTGCCCGTGGCCATTAGATCTGTATTGCCTAAACATGTTAGGCAAATCATCACCAAGCTCTGCCTCTTCTTTGATGCACTTAACTCAAAAGATATCCATCCTGACACCTTGGATGACTTGCAAGCAAATGTTGTTGTGACTCTATGTGAACTGGAGATGTACTTTCCGATTACTTTCTTTGACATCATGGTTCACCTCGTCATTCATTTAGTGCGTGAGATTAAACTTTGTGGTCCAGTGTTTCAACGAAACATGTGGGCGATGGAGCGAGAGATGGGTACTTATAAGAGACGAATGAAGAATCGTTGTCGTCCTGAAGGTAGTATTGTTGAAGCAACAATTTCATGTGAGACAATCCAGTTCTGTGTTGACTATATGGCAGATGTTCAACTTATTGGAGTTCCTATATCTCGGCACGAAGGTAGACTATTAGGGAAGGGTACTTTGGGTAAGAAACACATGAGTGTGGACCATGATTCTTTTCAGAAAGCACATTTATATGTTTTACAACATATGACATAG